The Pseudochaenichthys georgianus unplaced genomic scaffold, fPseGeo1.2 scaffold_619_arrow_ctg1, whole genome shotgun sequence genome has a window encoding:
- the LOC117443521 gene encoding LOW QUALITY PROTEIN: class I histocompatibility antigen, F10 alpha chain-like (The sequence of the model RefSeq protein was modified relative to this genomic sequence to represent the inferred CDS: deleted 1 base in 1 codon) codes for MKMKRKRKMLLFLLLLGIVGPHCTSARTHSLTYFHTVSSGVTTLPEFVVVGLVDDVETVHYDSNTKRAEPKQDWMKNITDGDTRYWERADSGLSEYPAYFKVDIETVKQRLNQTGGVHIFQWMYGCEWDDETGEVKGYHQYGFDGEDFIALDLKTETYIAPRPEAVLTKLKWEKDKAWMAQQKNYFTQICPDYLKKYVNLGRSSLMRTEMPSVSLLQKSPSSPVSCHATGFYPDRAAMFWTRDGEQLHDNVDPGEMLPNHDGSFQMSVALNVSSFPADHWGKYRCVFQLSGVKEDHVIVLDPAGIRTNRGNPLLLPLTIGAAVAALALLLIAGVGLLVYRKWNGKKNTPSPASSAELTPLEGQH; via the exons ATGAagatgaagaggaagaggaagatgtTGCTGTTTCTGCTTCTCCTGGGAATAGTAGGCCCACACTGCACATCTGCAC GGACTCACTCTCTCACGTATTTCCACACTGTGTCCTCTGGAGTCACTACCCTCCCAGAGTTTGTGGTTGTTGGGTTGGTTGATGACGTTGAGACGGTGCACTACGACAGCAACACCAAGAGAGCAGAACCCAAACAGGACTGGATGAAGAACATCACAGACGGGGATACTCGGTACTGGGAGAGGGCAGACTCAGGCCTCTCTGAGTACCCAGCATAC TTCAAAGTCGACATTGAAACTGTAAAGCAGCGCCTCAACCAAACTGGAG gtgtCCACATTTTCCAGTGGATGTACGGCTGTGAGTGGGATGATGAGACTGGTGAGGTCAAAGGTTATCATCAATATGGTTTTGATGGAGAAGACTTCATAGCACTGGACCTGAAGACAGAGACATACATCGCTCCAAGACCAGAGGCTGTCCTCACCAAACTGAAGTGGGAGAAGGACAAAGCTTGGATGGCCCAGCAGAAGAACTACTTCACCCAGATCTGTCCTGATTATCTGAAGAAGTATGTGAACCTTGGGAGGAGCTCTCTGATGAGAACAG AGATGCCCTCAGTGTCTCTGCTCCAGAAGTCCCCCTCCTCTCCAGTCAGCTGCCACGCTACAGGGTTCTACCCGGACAGAGCCGCCATGTTCTGGACCAGAGACGGAGAGCAGCTTCACGACAACGTGGACCCCGGAGAGATGCTGCCCAACCACGACGGATCCTTCCAGATGAGCGTGGCCCTGAACGTCTCCTCGTTCCCCGCTGACCACTGGGGCAAGTACCGATGTGTGTTCCAGCTCTCTGGGGTGAAGGAGGACCACGTCATCGTACTGGACCCAGCTGGGATCAGGACCAACAGAG GGaatcccctcctcctccccctcaccaTCGGTGCTGCAGTGGCTGCTCTCGCTCTCCTCCTCATCGCTGGGGTTGGACTCCTGGTGTacaggaagtggaacg GCAAGAAGAACACTCCCTCTCCTGCCTCCAGCGCTGAGCTCACGCCTCTCGAGGGGCAGCATTAG